The Candidatus Bathyarchaeia archaeon genome window below encodes:
- a CDS encoding Clp1/GlmU family protein — translation MELTIEKDKTLITHGPATLTLLEGNSRCLGMNLLPGLSLTIRRYKALPIYCATRSKFDLKIGANTHVDEVEGDTIPEDWKTAVNTIIEECKSRKSLTVAVIGAIDTGKSTFTTFLANTAIQAKLRVNITDADLGQSDIGPPTTIGEYSMRRELCDLSREKPDRITFIGTTSPAHATSKILTALSELSKRKRAEGGLNIFNTDGWVEGEEATKYKLNLLHVIHPDTIVAIRCAHELEALLGEINRAGYEFITVMTPPVVRRRSREDRKEIREHAYLRYLQNSSIRVIPRDELRVRGDPRWQTGILVGLFDEEGELLGIGVLEAYAPDKGLVKIMTPVKGKIAELEFGQIIIKDGKETPYRDLTAITSKSNHETIKKGENQF, via the coding sequence ATGGAGCTTACCATTGAGAAGGATAAAACACTGATAACCCATGGGCCCGCCACATTGACTCTCCTCGAAGGGAACAGTAGATGCCTGGGCATGAACCTCCTCCCAGGATTAAGCCTCACAATCCGAAGATACAAGGCCCTACCCATCTACTGCGCAACCCGTTCAAAGTTCGATCTCAAGATCGGCGCTAACACACATGTTGATGAAGTCGAAGGTGACACGATACCTGAAGACTGGAAGACAGCTGTGAACACAATAATCGAAGAGTGCAAGAGCAGAAAAAGTTTAACCGTTGCGGTCATAGGGGCTATAGACACAGGAAAGTCGACCTTCACAACTTTCCTTGCCAACACCGCCATCCAAGCCAAGTTGAGAGTGAACATTACGGATGCTGACCTAGGCCAATCTGATATCGGCCCACCCACAACCATCGGCGAATACTCCATGAGGCGTGAGCTCTGCGATCTATCCAGAGAGAAACCAGACCGCATCACCTTCATAGGTACCACAAGCCCAGCTCATGCTACAAGCAAAATATTGACGGCGCTATCCGAACTCTCAAAGAGAAAGAGGGCTGAGGGAGGCTTGAACATCTTCAACACGGATGGATGGGTAGAGGGCGAAGAAGCCACCAAATATAAACTGAACCTCCTCCATGTGATACACCCCGACACCATAGTGGCGATAAGATGCGCCCACGAGTTAGAGGCTCTCCTTGGCGAAATAAACCGTGCAGGCTACGAGTTTATTACCGTTATGACGCCGCCAGTAGTTAGGAGAAGGAGCCGTGAGGATAGGAAGGAAATCAGGGAGCACGCATACCTGAGATACCTTCAGAACTCTTCAATAAGGGTGATCCCGCGAGATGAGCTGAGGGTCAGGGGAGACCCCCGGTGGCAGACAGGGATACTCGTAGGACTCTTCGACGAGGAGGGGGAACTTCTAGGAATAGGAGTCCTCGAAGCATACGCCCCTGACAAAGGGCTTGTAAAGATCATGACACCTGTTAAGGGCAAGATCGCCGAGTTAGAGTTCGGCCAAATCATAATCAAAGACGGCAAAGAGACACCTTACAGAGACCTAACAGCAATCACCTCCAAATCCAACCACGAAACTATTAAAAAAGGCGAAAACCAGTTCTAG